The Methanomethylovorans hollandica DSM 15978 genome includes a region encoding these proteins:
- a CDS encoding FprA family A-type flavoprotein produces the protein MGNEIQTVQISEGVYWVGVVDWNLRDFHGYETPKGGTYNSYLIIDENITLIDTVKAPFFEEMLGRISQIVDPSKIDYIVSNHVEMDHSSSLPAMMEVCPNAKLFCSAKGKKGLFEHYREMGFEKWDIQVVNTGDEISIGKRTLQFIEVVMLHWPDSMHTYLKEDRLLFSNDAFGQHIATSERFEDQVEGVMEDAQIYYANILMPFGKQVLGYAEKIKQMGLKIDMIAPAHGVIWRKEPERIVESYVKWANAEAKPEVLIVYDTMWNSTEIMAKEVLEGVQSAGVDVKLRNLRKNDWSKITKELMDASVIAIGSPTLNNNMFFTVAGFLSYMKGLRPKGKKFFVFGSYGWGGGAVKGIEKELTESGFEIVEPGFQINFRPFEEDRAKCREIGSRLASLAKE, from the coding sequence GTGGGAAATGAAATACAGACTGTACAAATATCCGAAGGTGTTTACTGGGTAGGTGTGGTAGACTGGAACCTGCGGGATTTCCATGGGTATGAAACACCTAAAGGTGGAACTTACAACTCATATCTGATAATAGACGAGAATATAACGCTTATCGATACTGTTAAAGCACCCTTCTTCGAAGAGATGCTGGGCAGAATCTCCCAGATAGTGGATCCTTCGAAGATAGACTACATTGTGTCCAACCATGTTGAAATGGACCATTCCAGTTCCTTACCGGCTATGATGGAAGTATGCCCCAATGCAAAGTTATTTTGCTCTGCAAAAGGCAAGAAGGGCCTGTTCGAACATTACCGTGAGATGGGATTCGAGAAATGGGATATACAGGTAGTTAATACCGGGGATGAGATAAGCATCGGAAAAAGGACCCTGCAGTTCATTGAAGTTGTGATGCTGCACTGGCCGGACAGTATGCATACATATCTCAAGGAAGACAGGTTACTCTTCTCTAACGATGCATTTGGACAGCATATAGCAACCTCGGAAAGGTTCGAGGACCAGGTAGAAGGCGTTATGGAGGACGCGCAGATATATTATGCCAACATCCTCATGCCTTTTGGCAAACAGGTCCTCGGTTACGCTGAGAAAATAAAGCAGATGGGGCTCAAGATCGACATGATAGCTCCTGCGCATGGAGTAATATGGAGAAAGGAACCTGAAAGGATAGTCGAATCCTATGTCAAATGGGCCAATGCTGAGGCAAAACCTGAGGTACTCATAGTGTATGACACAATGTGGAACAGCACTGAGATAATGGCAAAGGAGGTCCTTGAAGGTGTGCAATCCGCGGGAGTGGATGTGAAACTCAGGAACCTACGCAAGAATGACTGGAGCAAGATAACAAAGGAACTTATGGATGCATCGGTAATTGCCATAGGTTCCCCTACGCTGAACAATAATATGTTCTTCACCGTTGCAGGATTTCTTAGCTATATGAAAGGCCTCCGGCCAAAAGGCAAGAAGTTCTTTGTATTCGGCTCTTACGGTTGGGGCGGCGGTGCAGTGAAAGGAATTGAAAAAGAACTCACTGAATCAGGTTTTGAGATCGTGGAACCTGGGTTCCAGATCAACTTCAGGCCATTTGAAGAAGACCGTGCAAAATGCAGGGAAATCGGCAGCCGGCTTGCTTCCCTTGCAAAGGAATAA
- a CDS encoding ferredoxin-thioredoxin reductase catalytic domain-containing protein, with protein sequence MQFNNPLEEEFYEKSKKNAVQTGYRLNPDYDVVVIAVKGITNNKKEYGEWYCFCQKRTGDKEADKKIICPCAARNRDIEMRGSCRCGLYIK encoded by the coding sequence ATGCAATTCAATAATCCACTTGAAGAAGAATTTTATGAGAAGTCTAAGAAAAATGCGGTCCAAACCGGATACAGGCTGAACCCTGACTATGATGTAGTAGTTATAGCAGTGAAGGGTATAACCAACAATAAGAAGGAATATGGTGAATGGTATTGCTTCTGTCAGAAGAGGACGGGAGATAAAGAAGCTGACAAGAAGATCATTTGTCCTTGTGCGGCCAGAAACCGTGACATAGAGATGCGCGGGTCCTGCAGATGTGGCCTGTACATTAAATAA
- a CDS encoding PfkB family carbohydrate kinase: MENVVYLTICATHLLYRVGNKVRRVFTIDENFCDITFRENVPASATTGGAMLNTAVSLARCGIDVTLISEFSADHLGSTRNDFLMSNAVNTESIYRYERKNPLALAFLDEMNDAEYALYEAYPYERLQIVNPVLKKGGIILFGSLMAVSEQVRKKLSDILKSAGEHITGTCGKGFFICI; the protein is encoded by the coding sequence ATGGAAAATGTAGTGTATCTGACAATATGTGCTACACATTTGCTATATCGGGTAGGCAATAAAGTGAGAAGGGTATTTACCATAGACGAAAATTTCTGTGATATAACTTTTCGTGAAAATGTACCTGCTTCTGCAACCACCGGCGGTGCGATGCTCAATACTGCTGTTTCTCTTGCAAGATGCGGGATAGATGTAACACTGATAAGCGAGTTCTCTGCAGACCATTTAGGCAGCACTAGAAATGACTTCCTGATGTCCAATGCAGTGAATACCGAGAGCATATATAGATATGAAAGAAAAAATCCTCTTGCACTGGCTTTTCTGGATGAGATGAATGATGCAGAATATGCTCTTTATGAAGCATATCCCTATGAGAGGCTACAGATAGTGAACCCTGTTCTCAAGAAAGGTGGCATCATACTTTTTGGCTCGCTGATGGCAGTATCAGAGCAGGTTAGAAAGAAACTTTCGGACATATTGAAAAGTGCAGGAGAACATATCACTGGCACATGTGGTAAAGGATTTTTTATATGCATTTAA
- a CDS encoding cation-translocating P-type ATPase, translating into MNTEEALLELESSPEGLSNEEAKKRLVRYGPNQLEEKNRVTPLKVFVRQLANVIVWVLAAAAIISLMAHEVINFWAIIGIILFVILMGFLQEYRAEKAMEALKKFVQPLTRVHREGTLKEIPSSEVVPGDILMLESGDMIPADALVMEMVGLRIEEAALTGESMPVSKEKNDMIFAGTQIVHGKCSALVVATGMGTKLGEIAGLVQQEEETTPLQQKIAKLARTLAIIALIASLITLVTGVSKGAPVAEMLLIAIALAVAAVPEGLPLTMTITLASGMRHMAKHNAIIRKMLGVETLGSTTVICTDKTGTLTRNEMIVRRIILPGRELDVTGKGYEPIGELLDDKTPVDVENDKGLELLLTAGALCNNAALEESDNEWKGVGDPTEIALIVTAAKAGVWKGKVDNELPRLQEVIFTSERKMMSTLHDTQEHEMAFTKGAPEMVLDRCTRIYGPYGMRDLTEQDREEMLEKNRELAQRTYRVLALAYRPLDIRSEELEKDMIFLGLVAMLDPPREEAKSAIETCHKAGIKVVMITGDNQETAKAIAREIGLSDGTVCLDNITDEKIRNIVADGAITGTELDELDDEEFKSVVEGINIYARARPEQKLRIIKALQDKGQVVAMTGDGVNDAPALRKADIGISMGVKGTDVAREASVMVLQDDNFATIVEAVKMGRGIYANIEKFTTYLVSRNFTEMMLILIAITLLGFNYIPLLALQILFINMFNEVVPAISLGMDPVRDSIMNKKPRDPKEEILGRRNLVLVISIALTMSIISFLVFLIADPFADVQKARTLTFVTIVSMALFVPNAFRSLDEPAIKMGLFSNRLMLGGMLITLLLILSVVYIPLFQMVFELTPLSLEDWVLPIGAAFLTLLIAEGIKLVARGPKEEADIINAQCGSLEITVDK; encoded by the coding sequence ATGAATACCGAGGAAGCCCTTTTGGAACTGGAAAGCTCCCCTGAGGGGCTATCGAACGAGGAAGCTAAGAAAAGGCTTGTAAGGTACGGACCTAACCAGCTTGAAGAAAAAAACAGAGTCACCCCTTTGAAGGTTTTTGTAAGGCAGTTGGCAAATGTAATAGTGTGGGTACTTGCTGCTGCTGCCATAATATCGCTGATGGCACACGAAGTAATCAATTTCTGGGCCATAATCGGTATCATCCTCTTTGTAATACTTATGGGGTTCCTGCAGGAATACAGGGCAGAAAAGGCCATGGAAGCCTTAAAGAAGTTCGTGCAGCCGCTCACACGAGTGCACAGGGAAGGGACACTGAAGGAGATACCTTCCAGTGAAGTTGTTCCCGGGGACATACTGATGCTTGAAAGCGGAGATATGATACCAGCAGATGCTCTTGTGATGGAGATGGTGGGGCTTCGGATAGAAGAGGCGGCACTGACCGGGGAGAGCATGCCTGTGAGCAAAGAAAAGAATGATATGATCTTTGCAGGTACCCAGATAGTGCATGGTAAATGCAGCGCTCTTGTGGTTGCCACGGGCATGGGAACAAAACTGGGAGAAATTGCCGGACTGGTACAGCAGGAGGAGGAAACAACCCCTCTGCAGCAGAAGATTGCGAAGCTTGCACGTACACTGGCCATCATTGCCCTGATAGCTTCGCTGATCACTTTAGTCACGGGCGTATCAAAGGGAGCTCCGGTTGCAGAGATGCTCTTGATAGCCATTGCGTTAGCTGTGGCTGCAGTGCCTGAAGGTTTACCACTTACCATGACCATCACTCTTGCCAGCGGGATGAGACACATGGCGAAGCATAATGCCATTATAAGAAAAATGCTGGGTGTGGAAACACTAGGTTCCACTACTGTGATCTGTACTGACAAGACAGGTACCCTTACCCGCAACGAAATGATCGTGAGGAGGATCATCCTTCCTGGAAGGGAACTGGATGTTACCGGGAAGGGATATGAGCCGATAGGAGAACTGCTTGATGATAAAACTCCGGTTGACGTTGAGAACGATAAAGGACTGGAACTGTTGCTCACAGCCGGGGCCCTGTGCAACAATGCTGCACTGGAAGAATCGGATAACGAATGGAAAGGTGTGGGAGACCCTACGGAAATTGCCCTGATAGTGACTGCAGCTAAAGCAGGGGTATGGAAGGGAAAGGTGGATAATGAACTGCCAAGGTTGCAAGAGGTCATATTCACATCTGAAAGGAAGATGATGAGCACACTGCACGATACACAGGAACATGAGATGGCCTTTACAAAAGGTGCTCCTGAAATGGTGCTTGACAGGTGCACGCGCATATATGGTCCTTACGGAATGAGGGACCTTACGGAGCAGGACAGAGAGGAGATGCTTGAGAAAAACCGTGAACTTGCGCAAAGAACATATCGTGTGCTTGCCCTGGCGTACAGGCCGCTTGACATTAGGAGCGAGGAGCTTGAGAAAGATATGATCTTCCTCGGACTCGTGGCTATGCTGGACCCGCCCCGGGAAGAGGCAAAAAGTGCCATTGAGACCTGCCATAAGGCGGGGATCAAGGTTGTCATGATCACAGGGGATAATCAGGAGACTGCAAAGGCCATTGCCAGAGAGATCGGCCTCTCTGATGGCACTGTGTGCCTGGATAATATCACTGATGAGAAGATAAGGAACATTGTGGCTGACGGAGCCATCACCGGTACTGAACTGGACGAGCTTGATGACGAAGAGTTCAAAAGCGTGGTAGAAGGGATAAATATCTACGCAAGAGCAAGGCCGGAACAGAAGCTCAGGATCATCAAAGCGCTGCAGGACAAGGGACAGGTAGTGGCTATGACAGGAGACGGGGTCAATGACGCTCCTGCCCTGCGTAAAGCCGACATAGGCATTTCCATGGGTGTCAAGGGTACCGATGTGGCGCGTGAAGCCAGTGTGATGGTCCTGCAGGACGATAATTTCGCCACAATTGTGGAAGCTGTGAAGATGGGCAGAGGTATCTACGCCAATATAGAGAAGTTCACCACGTACCTGGTATCCCGTAACTTCACTGAGATGATGCTCATCCTCATTGCAATAACCCTTCTGGGTTTCAACTACATACCCTTGCTGGCTCTTCAGATCCTGTTCATCAACATGTTCAATGAGGTTGTACCTGCTATATCTCTGGGTATGGACCCGGTGAGAGATAGTATCATGAACAAGAAACCCCGCGATCCGAAGGAAGAGATCCTGGGCAGGCGGAACCTGGTGCTTGTGATCAGTATTGCACTTACTATGAGCATTATATCCTTCCTGGTGTTCCTGATAGCGGATCCTTTTGCTGATGTGCAGAAGGCAAGGACACTCACGTTCGTGACCATAGTCAGCATGGCACTGTTCGTACCCAATGCCTTCAGATCCCTTGATGAACCTGCCATAAAAATGGGACTGTTCTCCAACAGATTGATGCTGGGAGGGATGCTCATCACCTTGCTGCTGATCCTGTCAGTAGTGTACATCCCGCTGTTCCAGATGGTATTTGAACTGACACCCTTAAGCCTTGAGGACTGGGTGCTGCCCATTGGAGCTGCTTTCCTTACACTGCTCATAGCCGAGGGTATCAAGTTAGTTGCCAGAGGGCCTAAAGAGGAGGCAGATATAATAAATGCCCAGTGCGGATCTTTAGAAATAACAGTGGATAAATAA
- a CDS encoding S8 family serine peptidase has product MFFLTVPASAAQEKQEKVPVLINFKEKTDTELVKAHGGNVKHEYTIIPAVAAELPPQAIDALSKNPKIDFIEPDGQAQILADEIPWGIARIDATAAQSAGVTGNGIKVAVLDTGIDYNHPDLKANYLGGYDFVNADNDPMDDHSHGTHVAGTVAALSNDIGVLGAAPQAGLYAVKVADSSGSCSYSNIIAGINWAVNNNANVITMSIGGTASSSTLQNACNNAYNNGVVLVGAAGNSGGAVIYPAAYYSVIAVSATDSTNTKTSWSCYGPQVEFAAPGSSIKSTMPDGLYGYKSGTSMATPHVTGAVALLMSTDIAGTVHDTNGNGKWDPAEVRLRLQSTATDLGASGRDNYYGYGLVNAYAAVRDLSSTPVDDPVVTPPESSTPVVMYVGELSLEQQSKVSGKNTFGWAVATVQVVDADGKTIPGASVAGSWSGLTAAAVSGTTDANGVVVFTSAQVKKPKGTLTFTVTGITCDEYAYDPTQNAYSAKSVTF; this is encoded by the coding sequence ATGTTTTTCCTGACAGTACCTGCAAGTGCAGCGCAGGAAAAGCAAGAGAAGGTCCCCGTTCTGATCAATTTCAAGGAAAAGACCGATACGGAACTTGTAAAAGCTCATGGTGGAAACGTGAAGCACGAATACACCATTATCCCTGCTGTGGCTGCAGAGCTGCCCCCACAGGCCATCGATGCCCTGTCGAAGAACCCGAAGATAGATTTCATTGAACCTGACGGCCAGGCTCAGATCCTTGCCGATGAGATCCCCTGGGGTATTGCCAGGATAGATGCGACCGCTGCCCAGTCCGCCGGTGTCACCGGAAATGGCATCAAAGTCGCTGTTCTGGACACTGGCATCGATTACAATCATCCTGACCTGAAGGCGAATTACCTGGGAGGGTATGATTTCGTGAATGCTGACAACGACCCCATGGACGATCACAGCCATGGCACCCATGTCGCCGGCACGGTTGCTGCCCTTAGCAATGACATCGGCGTACTGGGAGCAGCACCCCAGGCAGGGCTGTATGCCGTAAAGGTCGCCGACAGCTCAGGATCATGTTCATATAGCAATATCATAGCCGGCATTAACTGGGCGGTAAACAACAATGCCAATGTCATTACAATGAGCATTGGTGGTACAGCTTCCTCGTCCACGCTCCAGAACGCCTGTAACAATGCCTACAACAATGGCGTGGTACTGGTGGGAGCAGCCGGCAATTCCGGCGGTGCTGTGATATATCCCGCAGCTTACTATTCAGTAATAGCTGTGTCTGCAACGGATTCGACCAATACAAAGACCTCCTGGTCATGCTATGGTCCACAGGTGGAATTTGCAGCACCTGGCTCCAGTATAAAATCCACTATGCCTGACGGCCTGTATGGTTACAAGAGCGGTACTAGCATGGCAACACCACATGTAACAGGTGCTGTGGCGTTGCTGATGAGCACGGATATTGCAGGCACTGTCCATGATACCAACGGCAATGGCAAATGGGACCCTGCGGAGGTCCGCTTAAGGCTGCAGAGCACGGCAACCGACCTGGGTGCCAGCGGCAGGGACAATTACTACGGGTATGGCCTTGTGAACGCCTATGCAGCGGTCAGGGACCTGAGCAGTACACCAGTGGATGACCCTGTTGTCACACCTCCTGAGTCATCAACACCTGTTGTGATGTACGTGGGAGAGCTGAGCCTGGAGCAGCAGTCCAAAGTGAGCGGCAAGAACACCTTTGGCTGGGCTGTGGCCACCGTGCAGGTGGTGGATGCTGACGGCAAGACAATCCCCGGAGCAAGTGTCGCAGGAAGCTGGAGCGGCCTGACAGCAGCAGCTGTCTCAGGGACCACTGATGCAAATGGTGTTGTAGTGTTCACATCCGCACAGGTGAAAAAGCCCAAGGGCACGCTGACATTCACAGTTACGGGCATCACATGTGACGAATACGCATACGACCCAACGCAAAACGCCTACTCTGCAAAAAGCGTCACTTTCTAA
- a CDS encoding Fur family transcriptional regulator encodes MTHSQYIDKTIITAFREKNIKVTPQRIAIARYVLNNKEHPTAKRIYQEIRGTHPTVSLATIYATLKVLKEFGFIQELNLPDGQSRFDPNLEPHAHLICVKCNDIADWEDPLLSEVISRISDDADFIVNVFGLDIHGVCRKCQADKNT; translated from the coding sequence ATGACTCACTCACAATATATTGATAAAACAATAATTACTGCCTTCAGGGAAAAAAATATAAAAGTCACTCCCCAGAGGATAGCCATCGCCAGATATGTGCTCAATAATAAAGAGCATCCGACAGCTAAGAGGATCTATCAGGAGATCAGGGGAACGCATCCGACCGTCAGTCTTGCAACGATCTATGCCACCCTTAAGGTCCTGAAGGAATTTGGTTTTATCCAGGAGTTGAACCTGCCTGACGGCCAGTCGAGATTCGATCCGAATCTGGAGCCTCATGCACACCTGATCTGTGTGAAATGCAACGACATTGCCGATTGGGAGGACCCTCTCCTGTCAGAGGTAATTTCGAGGATATCCGATGATGCAGATTTTATCGTGAACGTGTTCGGACTTGACATACATGGCGTTTGCAGAAAATGCCAGGCAGATAAGAACACTTAA
- a CDS encoding ArsR/SmtB family transcription factor: MSGKERLLEPEPYILPDMVMQKVHESMQENVTGLVDLFKVLSDPIRIHILKALEVQELCVCVLVEITDYKHSALSYHLKLLKGAGLVESTRNKNFQMYYLTDLGRSLLKNIESTFNQ, translated from the coding sequence ATGAGTGGAAAAGAAAGACTGCTGGAGCCGGAACCTTATATTCTGCCTGATATGGTCATGCAGAAGGTCCATGAATCCATGCAGGAAAATGTGACAGGGCTGGTGGACCTGTTCAAGGTGCTTTCAGACCCCATCAGGATACATATTCTTAAAGCTCTGGAGGTGCAGGAGCTGTGCGTATGTGTGCTCGTGGAGATAACAGACTATAAGCACTCTGCACTGTCATACCATCTGAAGCTGCTCAAAGGAGCAGGCCTCGTGGAATCCACGAGGAACAAGAACTTTCAGATGTATTACCTGACAGATCTGGGAAGGTCCCTGCTCAAGAATATAGAAAGCACCTTCAATCAGTGA
- the nikR gene encoding nickel-responsive transcriptional regulator NikR: MEQELMRIGVSLPENLLTKFDGIIEQRGYSSRSEGIRDAIRSYITHYEWMSDVKGRRVATITLIYDHTKRGLTSSLTEIQHEHSALIKTSIHIHLDHDNCLEVVILDGEGQEVKTIAEKLMALKGVKYVKLNTAQPTESH, from the coding sequence ATGGAACAAGAATTAATGAGGATTGGTGTTTCGCTGCCTGAGAACCTTCTTACGAAATTCGACGGCATTATCGAGCAAAGAGGATATTCATCACGTTCAGAGGGCATACGGGATGCTATCAGAAGCTACATCACGCATTACGAATGGATGAGCGATGTGAAAGGCAGGCGTGTTGCCACTATCACTCTTATCTATGACCATACAAAACGCGGACTGACCAGCTCCCTTACGGAGATACAGCATGAACACTCTGCTCTGATCAAGACCTCGATACACATCCACCTGGACCATGATAATTGCCTGGAGGTAGTTATTCTGGATGGGGAGGGTCAGGAGGTAAAGACAATAGCTGAGAAACTGATGGCGCTTAAGGGTGTGAAGTATGTGAAGCTCAACACTGCCCAGCCTACGGAAAGTCACTGA
- the purC gene encoding phosphoribosylaminoimidazolesuccinocarboxamide synthase produces MKGEQLYSGKAKTIYRTEDPSKYISEFRDSLTAFDGKKKSEASKKGYYNAQISKKLFELLESKGIRTHYVRMLSDTEMLVEAVDIIKIEVIPRNIAAGSITRRYPIKEGTVFKKPVMVMDYKSDEYGDPMLNEDIAVALGVATYEEIATIRQIALKVNEILIKYLDERGIALPDFKLEFGRKDGQILVADEISCDTCRFWDKETGKSMDKDIFRFDKGDLTKAYEDVAKRIAPEIFQ; encoded by the coding sequence ATGAAAGGTGAACAATTATACTCAGGAAAAGCAAAGACGATATACAGGACCGAAGACCCTTCGAAGTACATATCCGAGTTCAGGGACAGTCTTACTGCTTTTGATGGCAAGAAGAAGAGCGAAGCCTCAAAGAAAGGATATTACAACGCCCAGATATCCAAAAAGCTCTTCGAGCTGCTGGAAAGTAAGGGTATAAGGACCCACTATGTCAGGATGCTATCAGACACTGAGATGCTTGTGGAAGCTGTGGACATCATCAAAATAGAAGTCATACCCCGTAACATCGCTGCAGGCTCCATCACGCGCAGATACCCTATAAAAGAAGGTACGGTATTCAAGAAGCCTGTCATGGTCATGGACTACAAAAGCGATGAGTACGGAGATCCCATGCTCAACGAAGACATTGCTGTAGCCCTGGGTGTCGCCACATACGAAGAAATAGCCACGATCCGCCAGATTGCCCTCAAGGTCAACGAGATCCTCATCAAATACCTTGATGAACGTGGCATAGCCCTGCCCGACTTCAAACTGGAGTTTGGGAGAAAGGACGGGCAGATCCTGGTAGCCGATGAGATATCCTGTGATACATGCCGCTTCTGGGACAAGGAAACAGGAAAGTCCATGGACAAGGACATCTTCCGCTTTGACAAAGGGGATCTGACAAAAGCATACGAAGATGTAGCAAAACGTATTGCCCCTGAAATATTCCAGTAA
- a CDS encoding phytoene desaturase family protein, whose translation MPKYDVIVVGSGVTGLLSALVLSKHGKKVLILEKSKHVGGNCNSYVVDGYQVDTGAHAITHLIEGPLKRLMESYFDYLPVFENYGDYFIRTDKRLMKVPSNIKEFVTFDVLPKMDRLVLSQAVTKALTYRTFGMDLSKQSVYEFLPKNLSQDTYDFANTISYFLTGKDMKHTSAQRVLEGSAFVRDSVTPEQLEEILKIDEKNGHEEKVLQNLIPLNLHTSLQTRLNKVSSPLTTLGRLATNKVSYSQGYPRKGLKSLLNAILYSLPKSVEIMTENPVHKILTEEGVVKGVVADDTYLADMVIHTGFAKDLPYLVEDLPPSYVKELEGIVQTKSLTIWLGLDTTMEAFNYIGSEIWFKEKAYWAMPISNYDSSLAPEGKQLVGFSFIMDPEKDESYEIKKAYETIYNAVPDIKEHVEMRHEQILIPEKASVTIDGNFADIRTPIKNLYVAGTDTDRRSMGITRAAYSVIEMLRIVNSDGNLHMRGAKSSPP comes from the coding sequence ATGCCGAAATATGATGTTATAGTCGTAGGCTCAGGAGTTACCGGGCTGCTCTCAGCCCTTGTGCTTTCCAAGCACGGAAAAAAGGTACTGATACTGGAAAAGAGCAAACATGTAGGAGGCAACTGCAATAGTTATGTAGTGGATGGTTATCAGGTGGACACTGGAGCACATGCCATCACACATCTCATCGAAGGTCCGTTGAAAAGGCTCATGGAGAGCTACTTTGACTACCTGCCAGTATTCGAGAATTACGGAGACTATTTCATCCGCACGGATAAACGCCTTATGAAAGTACCTTCCAATATCAAGGAATTCGTGACTTTCGATGTACTCCCCAAGATGGACAGACTGGTACTTAGCCAGGCAGTCACCAAAGCCCTTACCTACAGGACCTTCGGAATGGACTTGTCCAAACAATCCGTATATGAATTCCTTCCCAAGAACCTCTCACAGGATACTTACGACTTTGCCAATACTATATCTTATTTCCTTACAGGCAAGGACATGAAACATACATCAGCACAGAGGGTACTTGAAGGAAGTGCATTCGTGCGGGACAGCGTAACACCTGAACAGTTAGAGGAGATCCTTAAAATAGACGAAAAGAATGGTCATGAGGAGAAAGTTTTGCAGAACCTCATTCCATTGAACCTTCACACATCCCTGCAAACCCGGCTGAACAAAGTATCAAGCCCCCTTACGACCCTGGGCAGGCTTGCCACTAACAAGGTCAGCTATTCTCAGGGATATCCGCGTAAAGGTCTCAAATCACTCCTTAATGCTATACTTTATTCGCTGCCCAAGTCAGTGGAGATCATGACGGAGAATCCTGTGCATAAGATCCTGACAGAGGAAGGCGTGGTAAAAGGAGTTGTGGCAGATGACACATATCTTGCTGATATGGTCATACACACAGGTTTTGCAAAGGACCTGCCATATCTTGTGGAAGATCTGCCCCCTTCCTATGTAAAGGAACTTGAGGGCATAGTACAGACAAAGAGCCTTACTATCTGGCTTGGGCTGGACACTACCATGGAAGCTTTCAATTATATTGGTTCTGAGATCTGGTTCAAGGAAAAGGCCTACTGGGCAATGCCCATCAGCAATTATGACTCGTCCCTTGCGCCTGAAGGAAAACAACTGGTCGGCTTTAGTTTTATAATGGACCCGGAAAAAGATGAGAGCTACGAGATCAAAAAAGCCTATGAAACAATATACAATGCTGTGCCTGATATCAAGGAACATGTAGAGATGAGGCATGAACAAATCCTCATCCCTGAAAAAGCGTCAGTCACCATTGATGGGAACTTTGCAGACATCAGGACACCCATAAAGAATCTGTATGTTGCCGGTACCGACACTGACCGGCGCAGTATGGGCATCACCCGGGCAGCATATTCTGTGATAGAGATGCTGCGCATAGTGAACTCAGATGGTAACCTGCACATGAGAGGAGCTAAAAGCTCACCTCCTTAA
- a CDS encoding TIGR00153 family protein has protein sequence MTKREYIRSVLSVFAKSPFRPLHMHATKGGDAVRKLSEELSAYFECDTPTVLRLNSEIDILEHEADVIKQTIRAELTSTIMLPVHADDLLNFLKPQDSISDECQDAAYWLTLRNCQVPKELEEGFRELMSRTLATVEMYELLVDTLSELLESSFGKKDVHETLELVSKVEEMEHQVDVIEKQVMKQIFEKEELLGGGGVYFFLELSKNIGRIADRTESAADRLRTMVLRR, from the coding sequence TTGACAAAGAGAGAATATATACGCTCTGTGCTCAGCGTCTTTGCAAAATCTCCTTTCAGGCCTCTGCATATGCATGCCACGAAAGGGGGGGATGCTGTTCGGAAGCTGAGCGAGGAGCTTTCTGCTTATTTTGAATGTGACACGCCCACCGTGCTGAGGCTTAATAGTGAGATCGATATCCTTGAGCATGAGGCAGATGTAATAAAACAGACCATCAGGGCGGAACTCACATCTACCATTATGCTGCCGGTACATGCGGATGATCTGCTTAATTTCCTCAAACCACAGGATTCTATTTCCGATGAGTGCCAGGACGCAGCTTACTGGCTGACCCTGCGAAATTGTCAGGTGCCAAAAGAACTCGAAGAGGGGTTCCGTGAACTGATGTCCAGGACCTTGGCAACAGTGGAGATGTATGAACTTCTAGTGGACACGCTAAGCGAGCTTCTGGAGTCTTCTTTTGGGAAGAAGGATGTACACGAAACCCTGGAGCTTGTTTCCAAGGTAGAAGAAATGGAGCACCAGGTGGACGTTATAGAAAAACAAGTTATGAAACAGATATTTGAGAAGGAAGAACTGCTTGGTGGCGGAGGAGTTTATTTCTTCCTGGAACTTTCCAAAAACATAGGCCGCATTGCTGACCGTACCGAGAGTGCTGCGGACAGGTTGCGGACCATGGTATTAAGGAGGTGA